In Lagenorhynchus albirostris chromosome 14, mLagAlb1.1, whole genome shotgun sequence, one DNA window encodes the following:
- the CCDC63 gene encoding LOW QUALITY PROTEIN: coiled-coil domain-containing protein 63 (The sequence of the model RefSeq protein was modified relative to this genomic sequence to represent the inferred CDS: inserted 2 bases in 1 codon; substituted 1 base at 1 genomic stop codon): MRTKHRRKDPENSQEPSEKTKEQLAEAELRKLRQQFRKMVDSRKSFNFCSQQKITNQHREIKTLQEEQDEITLLLNLIKSSRNLDLNEKNYMELCFLLQTKEDYEALIKSMKVLLAELDEKVLFRWKNIYINQRQIFSKIQEANNPQKLQKRIHVLETRLHLVTVHFDKMLTTNAKLRKETEDLQYEKAAYDNIYEQIHRRLLMQKKTMNMAIEQSAQAYEQRLEAMARMAAMKDRQQKDISQYNLEIRELERLYDHETKLTSFLLIKLNDXEFEEQSKKEEALKAKKHGKKNKGESFESYEVAHLLLLKLTKNGNLNQLIEEFLAKEEKNFAQFMYVTELNNDIKMMHKKTERIQNEVIRSQSQQKSSHEDNRSILRQLEEKLKRTMEQADMYENNYKEINKTLEYLKNSVENLFKKINCDATKILVXLGETGKITDTNLPQYFAIIEKKTNDLLLLESYKRIMEMEVAEMDVPPPFINPFWGGSALLKPAEPIKVIPPVLGADPFSDRLDGVDQPLDHSSLRQMVLSHYTAREFRNRDLHMDSVPEKGDDLRPKKKLTV, encoded by the exons ATGCGGACG AAGCACAGAAGAAAAGACCCTGAAAATTCCCAGGAACCTTCGGAGAAGACCAAAGAGCAGCTGGCCGAGGCAGAGCTTCGGAAGCTGAGGCAGCAGTTCCGGAAGATGGTGGACAGTCGGAAGTCCTTTAACTTCTGCTCCCAGCAGAAGATCACAAACCAGCA CAGGGAAATCAAGACCCTGCAGGAGGAGCAGGATGAGATCACCCTGCTTTTGAATCTCATCAAGTCCTCCAGGAACTTGGATCTGAATGAGAAAAACTACATGGAGCTGTGTTTCCTGCTGCAAACCAAGGAGGACTATGAGGCCCTGATTAAATCGATGAAAGTGCTGTTGGCTGAACTGGATGAGAAGGT attattcagatggaaaaatatatatataaaccaaagACAGATCTTCTCAAAAATACAGGAGGCCAATAACCCCCAGAAACTGCAAAAACGGATCCACGTTTTGGAAACCCGTTTGCATCTC GTCACTGTACACTTTGACAAGATGCTGACCACCAATGCAAAGCTCCGGAAGGAGACTGAGGACCTACAGTATGAGAAGGCTGCTTATGACAACATCTATGAGCAGATTCATCGGCGCTTGTTGATGcagaagaaaacaatgaatatGGCCATCGAGCAGTCTGCGCAGGCCTATGAGCAGAG GCTGGAAGCCATGGCTCGAATGGCTGCCATGAAGGACCGCCAGCAGAAGGACATCTCTCAGTACAACCTGGAGATCCGAGAGTTGGAGCGTCTCTATGATCATGAAACCAAGCTCACATCCTTCCTACTCATCAAGCTGAATGA CGAGTTTGAGGAGCAGTCCAAAAAGGAAGAAG CTCTCAAGGCAAAGAAGCATGGGAAGAAGAACAAGGGTGAGAGTTTTGAGAGCTATGAGGTGGCTCACCTCCTGCTGCTGAAGCTGACAAAGAATGGCAACCTGAATCAGCTCATCGAGGAGTTTCTGGCCAAGGAGGAGAAGAATTTTGCTCAGTTCATGTATGTCACAGAGCTCAACAATGACATCAAGATGATGCACAAGAAGACTGAGAGAATCCAG AATGAGGTTATCCGCTCGCAATCCCAGCAGAAATCATCACATGAGGACAACCGCTCCATCCTGAGACAGCTGGAG GAGAAACTAAAGAGGACCATGGAGCAGGCAGATATGTATGAGAACAACTACAAGGAGATCAACAAGACCTTGGAGTATCTCAAGAACTCGGTTGAGAATCTGTTTAAGAAGATAAATTGTGATGCCACCAAGATCCTGGTATAGTTAGGGGAGACAGGGAAAATCACTGATACCAACCTCCCACAGTACTTTG ccatCATTGAAAAGAAGACCAACGACCTGCTGCTGTTAGAATCCTACAAGCGGATCATGGAAATGGAAGTGGCGGAGATGGACGTCCCACCACCCTTCATCAACCCCTTCTGGGGTGGCTCTGCCCTCCTCAAGCCTGCAGAACCCATCAAGGTCATCCCCCCCGTGCTCGGGGCTGACCCCTTTAGTGACAGGTTGGATGGAG TGGACCAACCCCTGGACCACAGCAGCCTTCGGCAAATGGTGCTCAGCCACTACACCGCAAGAGAGTTTAGAAACAGGGATTTACACATGGACAGCGTGCCTGAAAAGGGGGACGATCTGAGGCCCAAGAAGAAGTTAACAGTCTGA